A genomic region of Catalinimonas niigatensis contains the following coding sequences:
- a CDS encoding chemotaxis protein CheC, producing MNILSKKEKALARQIIDAGYQNAAKSFSLVLRQKIEIAISEIEVTKAEPSYGRVLKAGQNITMLTTKIIGEVGGKSFLLLNEQERAAIYSACLSSQKDEEVRKTMQEAILKEIDNIVSATVITEFSNALGFSIYGDVPQLMTVPSQEIASAIARDLEKEPDYFLTVNTRFFFENDTALQPCFFWILSSPFLERIRERAA from the coding sequence ATGAATATTTTATCAAAAAAGGAAAAAGCTTTAGCCAGACAGATCATTGATGCTGGGTACCAGAATGCTGCCAAATCATTTTCCTTAGTACTTCGGCAAAAAATAGAGATAGCCATTTCGGAAATTGAAGTAACTAAAGCTGAACCCAGCTATGGGAGGGTTTTGAAAGCAGGACAGAACATCACCATGCTGACGACCAAAATCATTGGGGAAGTAGGAGGTAAGAGTTTTTTGCTGTTGAATGAACAGGAGCGGGCAGCAATTTACAGTGCCTGTCTATCTTCCCAAAAAGATGAAGAGGTAAGAAAAACGATGCAGGAAGCTATCCTGAAAGAAATAGACAATATCGTTTCTGCTACTGTGATTACAGAGTTTTCTAATGCATTAGGCTTCTCAATCTATGGAGATGTGCCACAGCTGATGACTGTTCCCTCTCAGGAAATAGCTTCAGCCATTGCCCGGGATTTAGAGAAGGAACCGGATTATTTTCTTACCGTCAACACTCGCTTCTTTTTTGAAAACGATACTGCACTACAGCCCTGCTTCTTCTGGATTCTCTCCTCTCCCTTTCTGGAACGTATCAGGGAGCGGGCTGCATAA
- a CDS encoding chemotaxis protein CheA — translation MKKEEEYKEIFLAEALDNYEELNRLLTELEKNPASKPAVDAIFRITHTLKGNAAGMGFSAIAELSHTTESLFGEIRDHRIELDSEIFTAIFKAIDVLGSMIHGLKEDKQVRYKGVKTRLEVIIKRATEQQESSTHAPGQEPLPEPVQGESQSKNILTEPQIDKKEEQEKLEATEEIAEEEKATETKIAFSDLVQVPVRKLDNLLNLVGELIIERDRIMASQSGRRASSEYARLNRISSDLQYSVMDVRLVQVGFLFNKFHRVVRDAAALEQKQVALKLEGTDTEIDRNILQTISDSLIHLIRNAVAHGIETVEERKQQQKGEEGTITLRAYNESDTVIIEIIDDGKGIDTEKVRHKAISKGLITKETAAQMNEQEAILLIFEPGFSTVENINAISGRGVGMDVVKQALDTIGGMVSVDTAQGVGTTIRLSLPSSMAVKGTLLFELNQTEYAIPLTYTDAVVSLYKKDIHKVGKGLVATHLKKTIAIVFLNDLFKLTQKSTSQGSLNLHQTYDQLHDEAKLDVVVVNYGSKKVGFVVDKLLQQKEIVEKPLAKPVDKVKFVSGITILGNGHVCLVLHVPAIIQEVFQVNVNPQNKSILS, via the coding sequence ATGAAAAAGGAAGAAGAATACAAAGAAATATTTCTGGCTGAAGCTCTGGACAACTACGAGGAACTGAACCGTCTGCTCACCGAACTGGAGAAAAATCCTGCTAGTAAGCCTGCTGTAGATGCTATTTTCCGCATCACTCACACCTTGAAAGGTAACGCTGCAGGTATGGGTTTTTCTGCCATTGCAGAACTCTCTCATACTACAGAGAGCCTCTTTGGAGAGATCAGAGACCATCGTATTGAACTTGATAGCGAGATCTTTACTGCCATCTTCAAGGCTATAGATGTACTGGGCAGCATGATCCACGGCCTCAAAGAAGACAAGCAGGTACGCTATAAAGGAGTAAAAACCAGACTGGAAGTCATTATCAAACGGGCAACAGAACAACAGGAAAGCTCGACTCATGCACCCGGACAAGAGCCACTGCCAGAGCCTGTCCAAGGAGAGAGTCAATCTAAAAACATACTTACAGAACCACAGATTGATAAAAAGGAAGAGCAGGAAAAATTAGAAGCAACAGAGGAGATAGCTGAAGAAGAGAAAGCGACTGAAACCAAAATTGCTTTTTCCGATCTGGTGCAAGTACCGGTCAGGAAACTGGACAACCTGCTCAATCTGGTAGGAGAGCTCATCATTGAGCGTGACCGCATCATGGCTTCGCAAAGTGGAAGAAGGGCCAGCAGCGAATATGCCCGCCTCAACCGTATCTCTTCCGACTTACAGTACTCTGTCATGGATGTACGTCTTGTACAGGTGGGTTTTCTTTTTAATAAATTTCACCGAGTGGTAAGAGATGCTGCTGCACTTGAGCAAAAGCAGGTTGCACTCAAACTGGAAGGTACGGACACCGAAATTGACCGCAACATCCTGCAAACCATCAGCGATTCATTAATTCACCTGATCCGTAATGCTGTTGCCCATGGGATTGAAACTGTAGAGGAAAGAAAACAGCAACAGAAAGGCGAAGAAGGAACGATTACTTTAAGAGCCTATAATGAAAGTGATACTGTCATTATCGAGATCATAGATGATGGTAAAGGGATAGACACCGAGAAAGTAAGACATAAAGCCATCAGCAAAGGATTAATCACGAAAGAGACTGCTGCTCAAATGAACGAACAGGAAGCTATACTGCTCATCTTTGAGCCGGGCTTCTCTACCGTAGAAAATATTAATGCTATCTCCGGTCGCGGTGTGGGTATGGATGTAGTCAAGCAGGCTCTGGATACCATTGGCGGCATGGTATCCGTAGATACTGCCCAAGGTGTGGGGACTACTATCCGCCTTTCGCTACCTTCTTCTATGGCTGTAAAAGGGACTTTACTCTTTGAACTGAACCAGACAGAGTATGCCATCCCTCTTACTTATACCGATGCGGTAGTATCACTTTATAAGAAAGACATTCACAAAGTTGGTAAAGGTTTGGTTGCCACACATTTGAAGAAGACCATCGCCATAGTTTTCTTGAACGATTTATTCAAACTCACCCAGAAAAGTACTTCTCAGGGAAGCCTAAATCTACACCAGACCTATGATCAGTTACACGACGAAGCCAAGCTGGATGTAGTGGTAGTTAACTACGGAAGTAAGAAGGTAGGATTTGTAGTAGATAAGCTATTGCAGCAGAAAGAGATTGTAGAGAAGCCACTGGCCAAACCAGTAGACAAAGTGAAATTTGTCAGCGGCATTACAATCTTGGGCAACGGACATGTGTGTCTGGTGCTGCATGTACCAGCCATTATCCAGGAAGTGTTTCAGGTGAATGTAAACCCCCAAAATAAAAGTATCCTCTCATAA
- the cheB gene encoding chemotaxis-specific protein-glutamate methyltransferase CheB gives MTSQKIKTVLIEDSGLMRILLSDILRSDPNIKLLSTAMNGKEGVEKVKQLKPDVVITDMVMPQFDGLHVVKQLMQHHQVPIILLSSLEKRDPKIFDALSAGAFEFINKEQVVALAKEGHFPLNELVKTASESKGSSLNSGKVRKNTNAHSFAKELPYQIIAIGASTGGPAAIETIIKQLPANLMIPVVIVQHMTEQFLPSFAQRLNKLSPLHIKLAERNETLEGGTIYIAPGHTNMKVVKNAITTKPIITFTSKTFKEFNFPSADCLLSSVAEVYRSKAIGVILTGMGKDGTEGLQEICRHGGYTIVQDESSSVVFGMPKSAIEAGAVKQVVKLHEIGGFLMSCLS, from the coding sequence ATGACTTCTCAGAAGATCAAAACAGTGTTAATAGAAGATTCTGGCTTGATGCGAATCCTTCTTTCCGATATTTTGAGAAGTGACCCGAACATCAAGCTATTATCTACTGCAATGAATGGCAAAGAGGGTGTAGAAAAAGTGAAGCAACTCAAACCTGATGTGGTAATCACCGATATGGTGATGCCACAATTTGATGGTTTACATGTGGTTAAACAACTTATGCAACATCATCAGGTACCCATTATTCTCCTCAGCTCTCTGGAGAAAAGAGATCCGAAAATCTTTGATGCCTTAAGTGCTGGAGCTTTTGAATTTATCAATAAAGAGCAAGTCGTAGCTTTGGCCAAAGAAGGTCATTTCCCACTGAATGAACTGGTAAAAACGGCTTCAGAGTCAAAAGGTAGTTCATTGAATTCTGGGAAAGTTCGCAAAAATACGAATGCGCACAGCTTTGCCAAAGAGCTTCCTTATCAGATCATTGCCATTGGTGCTTCTACCGGCGGACCAGCAGCTATTGAAACAATTATTAAGCAGCTACCGGCCAATCTGATGATTCCAGTGGTGATCGTGCAACATATGACAGAGCAGTTTTTACCTTCATTTGCACAACGGCTCAATAAGTTAAGCCCCTTGCATATCAAGCTTGCAGAACGTAATGAGACTTTGGAGGGAGGGACTATTTATATTGCTCCCGGTCATACCAACATGAAAGTAGTCAAGAATGCGATTACGACTAAACCTATAATAACATTTACCAGCAAAACATTTAAAGAATTTAACTTTCCCTCTGCTGACTGTCTGCTTAGTTCAGTAGCGGAAGTATACCGGAGCAAAGCCATTGGTGTAATACTGACGGGTATGGGTAAAGATGGTACCGAAGGGTTACAGGAAATTTGCCGGCATGGAGGCTACACCATAGTACAGGATGAATCCTCTTCCGTAGTGTTTGGGATGCCTAAGTCAGCTATAGAAGCGGGGGCAGTCAAACAAGTGGTGAAACTGCATGAAATAGGAGGCTTTCTGATGAGCTGTTTATCGTAG
- a CDS encoding response regulator, producing MAKSILIVDDSLYMRTLIKDAVEEGGYEVVGQAANGEEAVDLALELQPDIITLDNILPDMIGTDILKVYKEEELTSKVVMISAVGQESVIAEGKALGAEDYIVKPFTAEKLLEVLNRL from the coding sequence ATGGCAAAAAGTATATTAATTGTAGATGACTCATTGTACATGAGAACGCTAATTAAAGACGCTGTAGAAGAAGGGGGATATGAAGTGGTAGGTCAGGCAGCCAATGGAGAAGAAGCGGTTGATCTGGCACTAGAGCTTCAGCCGGATATCATTACCTTAGATAATATCCTGCCTGATATGATAGGTACAGATATCCTGAAAGTGTATAAAGAAGAAGAGCTTACTTCCAAAGTAGTGATGATTAGTGCTGTAGGACAGGAATCAGTAATTGCTGAGGGCAAAGCTTTGGGTGCTGAAGATTATATCGTTAAGCCTTTCACTGCAGAAAAGCTTCTGGAAGTCCTGAACAGGCTATAG
- a CDS encoding chemotaxis protein CheW, which produces MASQDHPEQVGQQNLIRHQLIVFRLGQEEYGLHIDQIKEVVLTPHITRMPKTPFYIKGVANIRGNIIAIVDLEEKFGIKEESNRDVNEERNYTLVVESDTIKMGVLVAEVPNTLSISSADIDESPNLMQDTQEGADYVRGIVKSGKRLIILIDILEVMAEKEVNQVLQKEKSVA; this is translated from the coding sequence ATGGCAAGTCAAGATCATCCTGAGCAGGTAGGGCAACAAAACCTGATAAGGCATCAACTTATAGTATTTAGACTGGGGCAGGAGGAGTATGGTCTTCACATAGACCAGATCAAAGAAGTAGTACTTACCCCCCATATCACGCGTATGCCCAAGACCCCCTTCTATATCAAAGGGGTGGCCAACATCCGTGGCAATATCATTGCAATTGTAGATTTGGAAGAGAAGTTCGGAATCAAAGAAGAAAGCAACAGAGATGTAAACGAGGAAAGAAACTATACTCTGGTGGTAGAAAGTGATACCATCAAGATGGGTGTGTTGGTAGCAGAAGTGCCGAATACCCTTTCCATCTCCTCTGCCGATATTGACGAATCTCCTAATCTAATGCAGGATACTCAGGAAGGAGCAGACTATGTGCGAGGAATAGTGAAATCAGGGAAGCGCCTGATTATCCTCATAGACATCCTCGAGGTAATGGCAGAAAAGGAAGTAAACCAGGTATTACAGAAAGAGAAAAGTGTAGCATAG
- a CDS encoding methyl-accepting chemotaxis protein, which produces MKTAASKKDPIKVAAKSKNKPVVSSEVKALKAQKEELEQRLQEISALHDQMKAAQEELVGSSERNNQVLEQAVDSVVAINTEKLITFYNSSAEKMFGYTREEVIGQNVKMIVPMEHREGHDQYVDSNINTGVNKVVGKGRDLEMVRKNGEKFWGNLSLSKVKVEGGYQYTAFIKDITEQKTYLASQERLQRELETRMDQINVACLVSESDLKGNITFVNEKLLEVTQYTREECMGQPHNMFRHPDSPKEVFKEMWATIGRGNIFRGVIKNRKKDGNPYWVDAIIAPVMGTNGKPMKYIGVRYDITEQILKEEELKVSKAESEQIQMAVDTSFAAIEFTLDGIILKANTNFLQAMGFSDSNEIVGKHHRIFCKPEYANSAAYASFWVDLASGRINSGEFERVTKDGKLVWLNASYTPVRDSSGKIVKVIKIARDISSIKLPVLQVSDIISKMAQGDLTQKFDITAEGYVQQMGDALNVALENLNALLGSIGESANFVADSSISMLEKSESIKNNTTEVASAISQMAKGAQDQALKTDESSKLVEEVMNTANEMESKADVIYKTAEQGQNSCENGIKIIKKLVENMEGISSSAGITSESINVLTQRAEEIARTLNVITDIASQTNLLALNAAIEAARAGDAGRGFAVVAEEIRKLAEDSRRSAVDIEKIIGDVQKDTQSASKAIEKMESSVKDGNIATREADTIFQEIAKSSQQTLSYSKEIQNATSGQKASIDLVVKNIEQIVVVAEETAAGTEEVASSSQALNASMNEVTQASNKLSQIAAELQAGVGQFKMRSGKK; this is translated from the coding sequence ATGAAAACGGCAGCAAGTAAAAAAGACCCTATCAAAGTAGCGGCAAAATCCAAAAATAAACCCGTCGTGTCGTCAGAAGTCAAAGCACTAAAAGCGCAAAAAGAAGAACTGGAGCAACGCTTACAGGAAATAAGTGCTTTGCATGATCAAATGAAAGCTGCGCAGGAAGAACTAGTGGGATCGAGTGAAAGGAACAATCAGGTGTTGGAACAGGCAGTAGATTCGGTGGTGGCCATCAATACCGAAAAACTTATTACTTTCTATAATTCATCTGCCGAAAAGATGTTTGGCTATACTCGGGAAGAAGTCATTGGACAAAATGTAAAGATGATTGTTCCGATGGAGCATAGAGAAGGACACGATCAATATGTGGATTCAAACATCAATACTGGTGTGAATAAAGTAGTGGGGAAGGGAAGGGACTTGGAAATGGTACGAAAAAATGGCGAAAAATTTTGGGGTAATCTTTCACTCAGTAAAGTGAAAGTAGAAGGAGGATACCAGTATACCGCTTTTATCAAAGACATTACAGAGCAAAAAACATACTTAGCCTCACAGGAACGTTTGCAAAGAGAATTAGAAACCCGCATGGATCAAATCAATGTAGCCTGCCTGGTTTCTGAATCTGATCTGAAAGGCAATATTACCTTCGTAAATGAAAAACTTTTAGAGGTAACACAATATACTCGAGAAGAATGTATGGGACAGCCCCATAACATGTTCCGTCATCCGGATTCACCCAAGGAAGTTTTCAAAGAAATGTGGGCTACCATTGGAAGGGGCAATATTTTTAGAGGTGTAATCAAAAACAGGAAAAAAGACGGAAATCCTTACTGGGTAGATGCTATCATCGCGCCTGTGATGGGTACCAATGGAAAACCCATGAAATACATTGGTGTAAGATACGATATTACAGAGCAAATCCTCAAAGAAGAAGAGCTTAAAGTATCAAAAGCCGAGTCAGAGCAAATCCAAATGGCCGTAGATACCAGCTTTGCTGCTATTGAGTTTACCCTGGATGGTATTATTCTTAAGGCTAATACCAATTTTCTGCAGGCTATGGGTTTTTCAGATAGCAATGAGATAGTAGGCAAGCACCACCGTATATTCTGTAAGCCAGAGTATGCTAATTCAGCTGCTTATGCTAGTTTTTGGGTAGACTTGGCGAGTGGCAGAATTAACTCTGGTGAATTTGAGCGTGTAACCAAAGATGGAAAATTAGTTTGGTTAAATGCATCTTACACTCCGGTAAGGGATTCGAGTGGAAAAATCGTAAAAGTGATCAAAATTGCTAGGGACATTTCCTCTATAAAATTACCTGTTTTACAGGTTAGTGATATAATTTCAAAGATGGCACAAGGTGATCTGACCCAGAAGTTTGACATTACTGCTGAAGGTTATGTACAGCAGATGGGGGATGCACTTAATGTAGCTTTGGAAAACCTCAATGCTTTGCTGGGCAGTATAGGTGAGAGTGCTAATTTTGTAGCAGATTCTTCTATCAGCATGTTGGAGAAAAGCGAAAGCATCAAAAACAATACGACAGAAGTAGCCTCTGCAATCTCTCAAATGGCCAAAGGGGCCCAGGACCAGGCGCTGAAAACGGATGAATCATCCAAGCTGGTAGAAGAAGTGATGAATACCGCTAATGAAATGGAGAGCAAAGCCGATGTAATCTACAAAACGGCAGAGCAGGGTCAGAATAGCTGTGAAAATGGTATCAAAATCATCAAGAAGTTGGTAGAAAACATGGAGGGTATCAGCAGTTCGGCTGGCATTACCTCAGAATCCATCAATGTGCTGACACAGCGTGCTGAAGAAATTGCCCGTACCCTGAATGTGATCACAGATATTGCCTCCCAGACCAATCTGCTGGCCCTCAATGCAGCTATTGAAGCAGCCCGTGCCGGAGATGCCGGAAGAGGCTTTGCCGTAGTAGCCGAAGAAATCCGCAAACTGGCTGAAGATTCCAGACGCTCCGCGGTAGACATAGAAAAGATTATCGGAGATGTACAGAAAGATACCCAGTCAGCAAGTAAAGCCATTGAAAAGATGGAAAGCAGTGTCAAAGACGGTAACATAGCTACCAGAGAGGCTGATACTATCTTCCAGGAGATTGCCAAGTCCAGTCAGCAGACGCTGAGCTATTCCAAAGAGATACAAAATGCTACCTCAGGGCAAAAAGCTTCCATAGATTTAGTAGTGAAAAATATAGAGCAGATCGTAGTGGTGGCTGAAGAAACAGCAGCAGGAACTGAAGAAGTAGCCAGCTCCTCACAAGCCCTGAATGCCAGTATGAATGAAGTGACCCAAGCCAGTAATAAACTCTCCCAGATCGCTGCCGAACTTCAGGCAGGTGTGGGGCAGTTCAAAATGAGGAGCGGTAAGAAGTAA
- a CDS encoding YfiT family bacillithiol transferase has product MSDTLDALRYPIGIFTKPQTITSSLMDEWSEAIAQFPNALASEVVNLSEHELHWPYRPEGWTIQQVVHHCADSHMNCIIRFKLALTEDQPTIRPYEEARWAQLADTLESPIGWSLQLLEGLHKKWVFLLKKMSQEEYDRTFIHPEHGKVFSLKEALGMYAWHSNHHLAHVRQAKKYGGKF; this is encoded by the coding sequence ATGTCAGACACTTTAGATGCTCTTCGTTACCCCATTGGAATATTTACAAAACCACAAACGATTACTTCTTCTCTAATGGATGAGTGGAGTGAAGCGATTGCTCAATTTCCTAATGCTCTCGCTTCAGAAGTTGTTAACTTGAGCGAACATGAACTTCATTGGCCTTACCGGCCTGAGGGATGGACGATACAGCAGGTAGTCCACCACTGTGCAGATAGCCATATGAATTGTATCATACGTTTTAAGCTGGCACTCACAGAAGATCAGCCCACAATTCGCCCTTATGAAGAAGCACGCTGGGCACAACTTGCTGATACGCTGGAAAGTCCAATAGGATGGTCTTTACAATTGCTGGAGGGATTGCACAAGAAATGGGTGTTCTTACTGAAAAAAATGAGCCAGGAAGAATATGATCGTACATTTATACACCCTGAGCATGGTAAAGTTTTCAGTTTAAAAGAAGCTTTAGGAATGTATGCATGGCACTCCAACCATCATCTTGCCCATGTACGACAGGCTAAAAAGTATGGGGGGAAATTCTAG
- a CDS encoding VOC family protein has protein sequence MIKIEHIALWTQDLERSKEFYIKYFGAKSNDKYHNQKKQLETYFLQFDSGARLEIMKRPEVHQIADQTFLSGLTHLAFSLGSKEKVDELTETLVNDGYKKMDGPRTTGDGYYESLILDPDGNQIELTV, from the coding sequence ATGATCAAAATTGAACATATAGCTCTCTGGACACAGGATCTGGAACGCTCTAAAGAGTTTTATATCAAATACTTTGGAGCAAAAAGTAATGATAAATACCATAATCAAAAAAAACAACTGGAAACCTATTTTCTACAGTTTGATTCCGGGGCAAGGCTGGAAATTATGAAAAGGCCAGAGGTACATCAAATCGCAGATCAGACTTTTCTATCTGGCCTGACGCATCTGGCTTTTTCTTTGGGCAGCAAAGAGAAGGTAGATGAACTTACTGAAACTCTGGTAAATGATGGTTACAAAAAAATGGATGGCCCACGTACAACTGGTGATGGCTACTATGAAAGCCTGATTCTTGATCCTGATGGAAATCAGATAGAACTAACCGTTTAG
- a CDS encoding amidophosphoribosyltransferase produces the protein MTDIIKHECGIAMIRLRKPLQYYIDKYGTPLYGVNKLYLLMEKQHNRGQDGVGVANIKIDVDPGSRYISRYRSIAERPIAEVFKKINKKFRKARKQYGSENFTDAAWLQKNVAFTGELWLGHLRYGTHGKNSIEYCHPMLRQNNWRSRNLVVAGNFNMTNVDELFDILVKLGQHPKEKADTVTVMEKIGHFLDQENQELFDQYKFSHTNQQVTEIIEDTLNLQRVLQRSCKDFDGGYAMAGLIGSGSSFVARDPAGIRPAYYYADDEVVVVASEKPAIKTAFNVPYDSIKEIEPAHALIIDKKGNYSEQQFIEKLEKRSCSFERIYFSRGSDPDIYHERKKLGQLLIPQILKGIDYDLQNTVFSYIPNSAETSFLGILQGLEDHLSNERIMAIRDAKKKSADIDESYITRLLSFRPRVEKLVVKDAKLRTFITDDNHRDDLVAHVYDTTYEVIKKGVDNIVVVDDSIVRGTTLEKSILRMLDRLEPKKIIIASSAPQIRFPDCYGIDMSKMNDFVAFRAVLALLKEAHLENLIDDVYDKCVAEGNKKGSPNFVKELYEPFTYEQVSKMISKIVRPVDLKADLEIVYQTVDNLHKACPDHKGDWYFTGNYPTSGGNKVVNQAFVNFMEGKAVRAY, from the coding sequence ATGACCGATATCATCAAGCATGAGTGTGGCATCGCAATGATCCGCCTGCGTAAGCCCCTTCAATATTATATTGACAAGTATGGTACTCCCCTATACGGTGTCAATAAACTTTATCTGCTGATGGAAAAGCAGCACAACCGAGGGCAGGATGGTGTAGGCGTAGCCAATATCAAAATTGATGTTGATCCTGGCTCCAGATATATCAGCCGATATCGTTCTATAGCAGAAAGACCTATTGCTGAGGTTTTTAAGAAAATCAACAAAAAATTTAGAAAAGCTAGAAAACAGTACGGAAGCGAAAATTTTACAGATGCTGCCTGGCTTCAGAAGAATGTAGCATTTACCGGAGAGCTTTGGTTGGGCCACCTTCGTTATGGTACACACGGTAAGAATTCTATAGAATATTGCCACCCTATGCTTAGGCAAAACAACTGGCGTAGCCGCAATCTGGTTGTTGCTGGTAACTTCAATATGACCAATGTAGATGAGCTTTTTGACATCCTCGTCAAATTAGGACAGCATCCTAAAGAAAAGGCAGATACAGTAACAGTGATGGAGAAGATAGGTCACTTTCTGGACCAGGAAAATCAGGAACTTTTTGATCAGTATAAGTTCAGTCATACCAACCAGCAGGTAACAGAAATTATAGAAGATACGCTGAATCTGCAAAGAGTGCTTCAACGCTCCTGCAAAGACTTTGATGGCGGCTATGCTATGGCTGGCCTCATTGGTAGTGGTTCTTCCTTTGTCGCTCGTGACCCCGCAGGAATTCGCCCTGCTTATTATTATGCCGATGATGAAGTAGTAGTAGTAGCTTCAGAAAAACCGGCTATCAAGACAGCGTTTAACGTACCTTATGATAGTATCAAAGAAATAGAACCTGCCCATGCCCTGATCATTGACAAAAAAGGAAATTATAGCGAACAGCAATTTATCGAGAAGCTGGAAAAACGCTCATGCAGTTTTGAGCGCATCTACTTCTCCCGCGGATCTGATCCTGATATTTACCACGAACGTAAAAAGTTAGGCCAACTGCTAATTCCACAGATTCTTAAAGGGATTGACTATGACTTACAGAACACAGTATTCTCATACATCCCCAACAGTGCAGAAACTTCCTTCCTGGGCATATTACAAGGACTTGAAGACCATCTGAGCAATGAGCGCATTATGGCCATACGGGATGCTAAGAAGAAAAGTGCTGATATTGATGAATCTTATATTACCCGACTGCTTTCTTTCCGTCCCAGAGTGGAAAAACTGGTAGTAAAGGATGCTAAACTGAGAACATTCATTACAGATGATAACCATAGGGATGATTTGGTGGCCCACGTTTATGATACTACCTATGAGGTGATCAAAAAAGGAGTAGATAATATTGTTGTCGTTGACGACTCTATTGTTAGAGGAACTACGCTGGAGAAGAGCATCCTGCGTATGCTGGACAGGCTGGAGCCTAAAAAGATCATCATCGCTTCTTCTGCTCCTCAGATTCGTTTTCCCGACTGTTATGGTATAGACATGTCTAAAATGAATGACTTTGTGGCTTTCCGTGCGGTCCTGGCACTGCTTAAAGAAGCACATTTGGAAAACTTGATAGACGATGTCTATGACAAATGCGTGGCTGAAGGAAATAAGAAAGGATCACCTAACTTTGTCAAAGAGCTTTATGAGCCATTTACCTATGAGCAGGTATCAAAGATGATTAGCAAAATTGTACGCCCTGTAGACCTGAAAGCTGATCTTGAAATTGTGTACCAGACAGTAGATAATCTGCACAAGGCTTGTCCTGATCATAAAGGTGACTGGTACTTTACCGGCAACTACCCCACCAGCGGAGGTAATAAGGTTGTAAACCAGGCTTTCGTTAACTTTATGGAAGGAAAAGCAGTGCGGGCTTACTAG